A segment of the Silvanigrella paludirubra genome:
TTTAAGATGAGAACCAATTCGTGTGACAACTTCATAATTGATGGTTTGAGCCCATTCTGCAATATTTTCTGCAGATACAGATTCCGATCCATCTCTTCCAATCAGTGTCGCAACAACCTCATTTGTTTCTTCGCTTGTTGCTTCGGTTACGTCAACAATAATATGATTCATCATCACTCTTCCTAAAACTTTACAACGAACTCCATTAACTAAAACATGACCTTTGTTTGAAAGAAGTCTAGGATATCCATCAAAATAACCTACTGGTAAAAGAGCTACACGAAGATCGCGCTCTGCTCTGCAAGAACAGCCATACCCAATATAAGTTCCTGAAGGTATTTTTCTAACACTTTGGCTTTTGCACTTCCAAGTTAAAGCAGGTTTTAAGCTTGGAAGTTCGCTTTTGACTACTTTTGCAGACAATTTTGTTTCATTAGAGGACCATAGCCCGTACATTGAAATTCCAACCCTCGCAATATCATAATGAGATTTCGCTATTATTAAAGTAGAAGCACTTTGAGCGATATGCTTTTCCAAATGATAAGATAAACCAAGAAATTGACTCACTATTTCATGGGCTTTATCTAATTTCGACAATTGCTCAAAGGCATATGACTGCTCCGTAACATCCTCTGTATTTGCAAAATGAGACATGACACCTTGAACATGAATTAAAGACTCATTTTCTTTTAAAAATGAAATTTTTTGCTCAAGCCCCTCAAGTACAAAGCCTTCGCGAGAAAGCCCCGTATCAATATGAATATGCGCCTTTAAAGGTCTATAACTATTCCCTTTTTCTTTTTCAGATCTTTTTAAATGAGAGATATAATTTGACCAATTTTCATCTGTGATAGCAACTTCAACTACTTTTTTAGCACAAGCTACTGCTTCATCGGGAGAGATAGAACCTAA
Coding sequences within it:
- the alr gene encoding alanine racemase, whose amino-acid sequence is MKESVLVDEFAENASWIEISQSAFSKNVSIYRNNLETHILLGAVLKGNAYGHGFLQTLEILHGYVDILFVINPIDAFKIRKYEKENELVQKRVVVLGSISPDEAVACAKKVVEVAITDENWSNYISHLKRSEKEKGNSYRPLKAHIHIDTGLSREGFVLEGLEQKISFLKENESLIHVQGVMSHFANTEDVTEQSYAFEQLSKLDKAHEIVSQFLGLSYHLEKHIAQSASTLIIAKSHYDIARVGISMYGLWSSNETKLSAKVVKSELPSLKPALTWKCKSQSVRKIPSGTYIGYGCSCRAERDLRVALLPVGYFDGYPRLLSNKGHVLVNGVRCKVLGRVMMNHIIVDVTEATSEETNEVVATLIGRDGSESVSAENIAEWAQTINYEVVTRIGSHLKRMVVD